One Vicinamibacterales bacterium DNA window includes the following coding sequences:
- a CDS encoding MgtC/SapB family protein — protein MRFQMEMVSVPESSLVAVFRLILAALFGAAVGINRELRAKPAGLRTHALVSLGAALLTLIGLALTNAGDPEGFGAASRVLQGLVAGVGFIGGGVILRREESNEVHGLSTAASIWIVAAIGVAAGCGLWMTSGAAVLLALGILALGEPLDRLLRRRKKAEPPNVNAGG, from the coding sequence GTGAGGTTCCAGATGGAAATGGTGAGCGTGCCCGAGTCGTCGCTGGTGGCGGTGTTCCGGTTGATCCTCGCGGCGCTGTTCGGGGCGGCCGTCGGCATCAACCGTGAACTGCGCGCCAAGCCGGCGGGCCTGCGCACGCACGCCCTGGTCTCGCTCGGCGCGGCGCTGCTCACGCTGATCGGTCTGGCGCTGACCAACGCCGGCGATCCGGAAGGGTTCGGCGCCGCCAGCCGCGTGCTGCAGGGGCTCGTCGCCGGCGTCGGCTTCATCGGCGGCGGCGTCATTCTCCGGCGGGAAGAGTCGAACGAGGTGCACGGCCTCAGTACCGCCGCCTCGATCTGGATCGTCGCCGCGATTGGCGTGGCCGCCGGCTGCGGGCTGTGGATGACGTCGGGCGCCGCGGTGCTCCTCGCGCTGGGCATCCTGGCGCTCGGCGAGCCGCTCGACCGGCTGCTGCGGCGCAGAAAGAAAGCGGAACCGCCGAACGTGAACGCCGGCGGGTAG
- a CDS encoding 5'-3' exonuclease H3TH domain-containing protein gives MDVHLVDGTYELFRHYYALPSARDGDGREVAAVRGVVASVLGMINGGATHVAVATDHVIESFRNDLWPGYKTGAGIDPDLLAQFPLLEDALSALGVVVWPMVEFEADDALAAGAARAAADPSVDRVIICTPDKDLAQCVRGTRVVQLNRRSRATIDEAGVVARFGVPPASIPDYLALVGDAADGYPGLQGWGPKSTAAVLARFGHLDAIPEDWRVWQANVANPAGLAKTWLRERDRAFLFRTLATLRTDVPLFESVEELRWRGPTPAFAPMAARFDAARS, from the coding sequence CTGGACGTTCATCTCGTCGACGGAACCTACGAGCTGTTCCGTCACTACTACGCACTGCCATCCGCCCGGGACGGCGACGGCCGCGAGGTCGCCGCCGTCCGCGGTGTCGTCGCTTCCGTCCTGGGAATGATCAACGGCGGCGCGACGCATGTCGCCGTCGCCACCGACCACGTCATCGAATCGTTCCGCAACGATCTCTGGCCCGGCTACAAGACCGGCGCCGGCATTGACCCCGATCTGCTCGCCCAGTTCCCGCTCCTCGAAGACGCGCTGTCGGCCCTCGGCGTGGTGGTGTGGCCGATGGTGGAATTCGAGGCGGACGATGCGCTGGCGGCGGGCGCGGCGCGGGCGGCGGCGGACCCGTCGGTGGATCGGGTGATCATCTGCACGCCGGACAAGGACCTGGCGCAGTGCGTGCGCGGCACGCGCGTCGTGCAGTTGAACCGGCGCTCGCGCGCGACGATCGACGAAGCGGGCGTCGTCGCCAGGTTCGGCGTGCCGCCGGCGTCGATCCCGGATTACCTCGCGCTGGTCGGCGACGCCGCGGACGGATACCCGGGGCTGCAGGGGTGGGGACCGAAGTCGACCGCCGCGGTTCTGGCGCGCTTCGGTCATCTCGACGCGATTCCCGAGGACTGGCGCGTCTGGCAGGCGAACGTGGCGAATCCCGCCGGGCTCGCGAAGACCTGGCTGCGCGAGCGCGACCGCGCCTTTCTGTTCCGCACGCTCGCCACGCTGCGCACCGACGTGCCGCTCTTCGAATCGGTCGAGGAGCTGCGCTGGCGCGGTCCGACGCCGGCGTTCGCGCCGATGGCGGCGCGGTTCGACGCCGCGCGCTCCTAG